A single Amia ocellicauda isolate fAmiCal2 chromosome 9, fAmiCal2.hap1, whole genome shotgun sequence DNA region contains:
- the LOC136758181 gene encoding alpha-(1,3)-fucosyltransferase 7-like — protein sequence MIKVLLPAPRLQLMLLPLLLVLLLLVWYNPLLLPQGRGAPPIHNITVLVWNWPFGHAFPLHSDMCETNDGLPTCHLTDNRSLYEQADAVLFHHREINSRAVALPTDHPRPPGQKWVWMSMESPTHNYNLTWLNGLFNWTLTYQRNADIYVPYGKRVPRRGKSSSNYTIPRKRSDKLACWVVSNYKERHRRSKVARELSKLIPLDIYGRSVHKPLKSDQLLSTISQYRFYLAFENSEHRDYITEKLWRNSYEAGAVPVVLGAPRSDYEALAPPDSFIHVDDFPSVRELAEFLRTVATNETRYQQYFQWHREWEVQEYRGWLNRICLACIQYHTVSPRKVYHDLQGWSVR from the coding sequence ATGATCAAGGTGCTGCTGCCAGCACCACGCCTGCAGCTCATGCTCCTACCtctgctccttgtgctcctgctGCTGGTCTGGTACAACCCGCTGCTGCTGCCCCAGGGCAGAGGAGCCCCCCCCATCCACAACATCACTGTTCTGGTCTGGAACTGGCCATTTGGCCATGCCTTCCCCCTGCACAGTGACATGTGTGAAACAAATGACGGCCTCCCCACCTGCCATCTCACTGACAACCGCTCCCTCTATGAGCAGGCAGACGCGGTCCTCTTCCACCACCGAGAGATCAACAGTCGGGCCGTGGCTCTGCCTACTGACCATCCCCGGCCTCCTGGGCAGAAGTGGGTCTGGATGTCAATGGAGTCACCGACCCATAACTACAACCTGACCTGGCTCAACGGCCTCTTCAACTGGACCCTGACCTACCAGCGGAATGCAGACATCTATGTTCCCTATGGGAAGCGGGTGCCCAGGAGGGGGAAGAGCAGCAGCAATTACACCATCCCCCGGAAGCGCTCAGACAAGCTGGCCTGCTGGGTGGTGAGCAACTACAAGGAGAGACACAGGAGGAGCAAGGTTGCCAGGGAGCTAAGCAAGCTGATTCCCCTGGATATATACGGGCGCTCTGTGCACAAGCCGCTGAAGTCCGACCAGCTACTGAGCACCATCTCACAGTATCGTTTCTACCTGGCTTTCGAGAACTCGGAGCATCGCGACTACATCACTGAGAAGCTGTGGCGCAACTCCTACGAGGCAGGTGCAGTGCCTGTGGTGCTGGGTGCCCCCCGCTCCGACTATGAGGCCTTGGCCCCCCCCGACTCCTTCATCCACGTGGACGACTTCCCTTCTGTCCGGGAGCTTGCTGAATTCCTGCGCACTGTGGCCACCAACGAGACACGATACCAGCAGTACTTCCAGTGGCACCGCGAGTGGGAGGTACAGGAGTACAGGGGCTGGTTAAATAGGATCTGTCTTGCTTGCATCCAGTACCACACTGTGTCCCCCAGGAAGGTGTACCATGATCTGCAGGGCTGGTCTGTCAGGTGA